The Aedes aegypti strain LVP_AGWG chromosome 3, AaegL5.0 Primary Assembly, whole genome shotgun sequence genome contains a region encoding:
- the LOC5574166 gene encoding ras-associated and pleckstrin homology domains-containing protein 1 isoform X3, whose amino-acid sequence MNDFPPGLEISNPAVTSTVAKLRPKSNLSTERTDSYRFSMANLEETHEAELDAILGELSLLEQRGELRQGRSHSRTNSTISAATNATISSESGCSSVPDSTASISSLREPRTDSPDNDSAFSDTVSLMSSESSASSSVSSHLKNLQQNVANAVESGKQAKIHLALQKLEQATVRRLFVKAFSADGASKSLLVDETMTCGHVTRLLADKNHVQMEPNWAIVEHLPEHQMERLFEDHELLVDNLMLWSRDSKNRVMFLKRPDKTSLYKTPELFLPGTQMAPGSDHDEHTRAMLLDEFFSGNNQIPLEGPLYLKSDSKKGWKKYHFVLRASGLHYYPKEQKTRSVKDLLCLALFAGHEVYRGVGWKKKHKAPTDFTFALRCPKVPPGAKGIRSVKMLCAEDAATLETWVTAIRVTKYGKKLLDNHRSLTEDLAREELDKLSSARSGSMGSIVSSVPSQCSGSSSNSSGSGTNHLVPAHNNGRLSRASSSSSSGCLSDENNGFDSEFPTGTIKRKPSMKPNLPLTSMTRQLKEVGETTRLNDSSPTSPERGGTLTRRHSRRRSEESNNSGTLKRRPMNNRGSVESMSSSASTPTPTPTNSVPGTPVIQQQMPTLVLSSNLVKNSLTILQQENVSPPTPTKTITPLEAMPSCMTDSTFSLPPPPDDLGTNFSGSTLSLDSLPPPPPPNELDNSFSGSQLSLVSVQMPPPPPPNVVSAEPMVEDINMIYQQTAGISSAMAPSTSSTSTPQSVTPTNENLEVTNSIKQSIMMFNSQTLPTPVISNGNNNVKVEPIYSKTLKPSVLKAPPYKAPPPYNGDVSTAQTPPPPPAKSVSFAESPVLLRRKVCFEDEVQEVPISPRRASRDIYSAPPAPPPRAEATRLSTSYTSPKRLSDSASNPPRDFLKDLQRVMNKKWQIAQKCKLEPATTPHEVLGFRDLPAEQYSSHYYRESSNVSHWVQEHYGSDCMYENLGSNMGVEPAYPISAPVVGAGPIKKRPPPPPPKRSEKTQLTTTAPHQRL is encoded by the exons ATGAATGATTTTCCACCG GGTCTAGAGATCTCCAATCCAGCTGTTACATCTACGGTCGCTAAACTGCGACCGAAAAGCAATCTATCAACCGAACGCACCGACTCTTACCGATTCTCGATGGCAAACTTGGAGGAAACACACGAAGCGGAACtcgacgccatcttgggagAGCTGAGCCTGCTGGAACAACGGGGAGAGCTCCGTCAAGGCCGAAGTCACAGTCGGACCAATTCGACTATTTCGGCAGCCACAAATGCGACCATTTCGTCGGAAAGTGGTTGCAGTAGTGTTCCCGATAGCACTGCCAGTATAAGCTCGCTGCGGGAACCACGAACAGACAGCCCGGACAATGATTCAGCATTCAGTGACACCGTTTCACTCATGTCCAGTGAATCGTCAGCGTCCAGCAGCGTCAGTTCACACCTGAAAAATCTGCAGCAAAACGTCGCGAATGCGGTCGAGTCCGGTAAACAGGCAAAGATTCATCTGGCACTGCAGAAACTGGAACAGGCCACCGTGAGACGATTGTTCGTGAAAGCGTTCTCTGCTGATGGTGCATCCAAGTCCTTGTTGGTTGACGAAACGATGACCTGCGGGCACGTCACGCGGCTGCTAGCCGACAAAAATCACGTCCAAATGGAACCAAATTGGGCCATTGTAGAGCATTTGCCCGAACACCAGATGGAACGATTGTTTGAAGATCATGAGCTGCTGGTCGACAATTTGATGCTGTGGAGTAGGGATTCCAAGAATCGAGTAATGTTCCTTAAACGACCAGACAAAACGTCACTTTACAAAACACCTGAATTGTTTCTTCCGGGAACTCAGATGGCTCCTGGCAGCGACCATGACGAGCATACCCG AGCGATGCTCCTGGACGAGTTTTTCTCCGGGAACAACCAGATCCCGCTGGAGGGTCCCCTATATCTGAAGAGCGACTCCAAGAAGGGCTGGAAGAAATATCACTTCGTTTTGAGAGCATCGGGCCTGCACTATTATCCCAAGGAGCAGAAAACGCGCTCCGTGAAGGATTTGCTGTGTTTGGCTCTGTTTGCTGGTCACGAAGTCTATCGGGGAGTTGGATGGAAAAAGAAGCATAAAGCTCCAACGGATTTCACGTTTGCGTTACGCTGTCCTAAGGTGCCCCCAGGCGCCAAGGGTATCCGTTCAGTGAAGATGCTGTGTGCAGAGGACGCAGCAACGTTGGAGACGTGGGTGACGGCCATTCGAGTGACGAAG TACGGTAAAAAGCTCCTAGATAACCATCGATCGTTGACGGAAGATCTTGCTCGTGAAGAACTAGACAAGCTGTCATCGGCTCGTAGTGGTTCCATGGGTAGCATTGTATCTTCCGTTCCATCGCAGTGTAGTGGAAGTAGCAGTAACAGCAGTGGAAGTGGCACAAATCATCTAGTTCCTGCTCACAACAACGGTCGGTTGTCTCGTGCATCCAGTTCTAGTTCAAGTGGTTGCCTATCTGATGAAAATAACGGTTTTGATTCGGAGTTTCCCACTGGAACGATCAAGCGGAAACCATCAATGAAGCCAAATTTACCTTTGACATCCATGACGAGACAATTGAAAGAAGTCGGAGAAACAACACGGTTGAATGATTCCTCACCAACGTCACCGGAGCGGGGTGGTACCTTAACAAGACGTCACAGCCGGAGAAGAAGTGAGGAAAGCAACAACAGTGGAACTCTTAAGCGAAGACCAATGAATAACCGAGGATCGGTAGAAAGCATGAGCTCATCAGCCTCAACTCCAACACCGACACCGACCAATAGCGTTCCCGGAACTCCGGTGATCCAACAACAGATGCCAACACTAGTTCTTAGTAgcaatttagtaaaaaatagTTTGACCATTCTCCAGCAGGAGAATGTAAGTCCTCCAACGCCAACGAAAACGATCACTCCACTGGAAGCGATGCCTTCGTGTATGACAGACTCCACATTTTCGCTGCCTCCACCGCCAGATGATCTTGGTACAAACTTCTCAGGTTCTACATTATCGCTAGATTCGCTCCCCCCGCCACCACCACCAAACGAGTTAGATAATAGTTTCAGTGGATCTCAGTTGTCATTAGTTAGTGTCCAAATGccgccaccaccaccaccaaacgtagtatctgcagaACCTATGGTGGAGGACATCAACATGATTTACCAACAAACAGCAGGAATATCATCTGCTATGGCTCCCTCAACATCATCGACATCTACACCGCAGAGCGTAACTCCAACAAATGAGAATCTCGAAGTTACTAATAGCATTAAACAATCAATTATGATGTTCAACAGTCAAACGCTGCCAACTCCGGTAATCAGCAACGGCAATAATAACGTTAAAGTCGAACCGATATACTCAAAGACTTTGAAACCATCCGTTTTGAAAGCTCCACCGTATAAAGCTCCTCCACCGTATAACGGAGATGTTTCAACGGCACAGACTCCTCCTCCACCGCCAGCTAAAAGTGTATCATTCGCCGAATCACCTGTGCTACTGAGGCGGAAGGTTTGTTTCGAGGACGAAGTTCAAGAGGTTCCGATTTCACCTCGCAGAGCTTCGCGCGATATATATTCCGCTCCTCCTGCGCCTCCTCCTAGGGCCGAAGCTACTCGCTTATCTACTTCGTACACATCTCCAAAGCGTTTGAGTGATTCGGCATCGAATCCCCCGCGGGATTTCCTCAAAGACTTGCAAAGGGTTATGAACAAAAAATGGCAGATTGCTCAAAAATGTAAACTGGAACCGGCCACAACTCCACACGAGGTGCTCGGTTTTCGGGATCTGCCAGCAGAACAATATTCATCGCATTACTACAGGGAATCGTCTAACGTAAGCCACTGGGTTCAGGAACACTACGGTTCCGATTGCATGTATGAAAACCTGGGAAGTAATATGGGCGTCGAACCTGCTTACCCGATTTCGGCTCCAGTGGTTGGTGCTGGGCCAATCAAGAAGAGGCCTCCACCACCTCCGCCGAAGCGAAGTGAAAAGACACAGCTCACGACTACGGCGCCACATCAAAGGTTATAA